The following are from one region of the Syntrophorhabdales bacterium genome:
- the pstB gene encoding phosphate ABC transporter ATP-binding protein PstB: protein MEGPVLKIEHFSAGFDSNQVLKDINLSIFRNKITAVMGPSGCGKTTLIRCINRMHELIPNARVSGKILLDNEDVFDIDPIIVRRKIGMVFQRPNPFPTMSIYDNVIAGYNLNGIRVAKVDRDRIVEESLKKAALWDEVKDVLHRKGTFLSGGQQQRLCIARALAMDPEIILLDEPTSALDPKSTTHIEELVVHLKNTVTIIQVTHNIPQAARISDYTAFIYLGELVEFGPTEKLFTVPKDKRTEEYLTGKFG, encoded by the coding sequence ATGGAAGGTCCAGTTCTAAAGATCGAGCATTTCTCAGCAGGCTTCGATAGCAATCAGGTCCTGAAGGATATCAACCTCTCTATCTTCAGGAACAAGATTACGGCGGTGATGGGACCATCGGGCTGCGGCAAAACTACTCTCATACGCTGCATCAACCGCATGCATGAGCTTATTCCCAACGCCCGCGTTTCCGGGAAAATCCTCCTCGATAACGAAGACGTGTTTGACATCGATCCAATCATTGTGCGGCGCAAGATCGGCATGGTCTTTCAGCGACCCAATCCCTTTCCCACTATGAGCATCTACGACAACGTGATAGCCGGCTACAATCTCAACGGTATCAGGGTTGCCAAGGTGGATAGGGACCGGATCGTTGAGGAGTCTTTGAAGAAAGCGGCCCTATGGGACGAGGTGAAGGATGTCCTGCATCGAAAGGGCACGTTCCTCTCGGGAGGGCAACAGCAGAGGCTCTGCATAGCGCGGGCCCTTGCAATGGACCCGGAGATAATCCTGCTGGACGAACCGACGTCGGCGCTCGATCCTAAATCGACGACGCACATAGAGGAACTGGTTGTCCACCTGAAAAACACGGTGACGATTATCCAGGTTACGCATAACATTCCCCAGGCAGCCCGCATCTCGGACTATACGGCATTCATCTACCTCGGTGAACTGGTCGAATTCGGACCAACCGAGAAGCTCTTCACAGTGCCTAAAGATAAACGGACCGAAGAATATCTAACGGGAAAATTTGGCTGA
- the pstA gene encoding phosphate ABC transporter permease PstA yields the protein MKDSALRRRIFADRAFQVVVVFLSFCSILPMFFILFFISKNGITSINWNFLTKLPAPVGETGGGISNAILGSALLIVLASIIAVPLGILTGIYLSEYRKGKFAYLSRLSVEILMGIPSIVIGIIAYVWVVKPFGSFSAVSGGVALGIMMLPVIVMSTEETLKLIPDTLKEASLALGVSYPRTILKVILPAGLSGIVTGMLLAVARIAGETAPLLFTAFGSPFMALSLFKPVSALPLTVFNYATSPYPEWHALAWGASFVLLVFVLALNLLAKVGMRKWKVQF from the coding sequence ATGAAAGACAGCGCATTGAGGAGGAGAATTTTTGCGGATCGAGCTTTTCAGGTTGTAGTGGTCTTCCTCTCTTTCTGTTCTATCCTGCCGATGTTCTTCATACTCTTTTTTATCTCGAAGAACGGGATCACGTCGATCAACTGGAATTTCCTCACAAAACTTCCAGCACCGGTGGGCGAGACAGGTGGGGGGATCAGCAATGCCATCCTCGGCAGCGCTCTATTGATCGTGCTTGCCAGCATCATTGCAGTCCCGCTCGGCATACTGACCGGGATTTATCTGTCCGAATACAGGAAGGGGAAGTTCGCTTATCTCTCGCGCCTGTCGGTCGAGATATTGATGGGTATACCCTCGATTGTCATCGGCATCATCGCGTACGTCTGGGTGGTGAAGCCCTTTGGTTCTTTTTCCGCAGTATCCGGCGGCGTGGCACTCGGGATCATGATGCTTCCGGTCATTGTGATGTCGACTGAAGAGACGCTGAAGCTTATTCCGGATACATTGAAAGAGGCATCGTTGGCGCTGGGGGTCTCCTATCCGAGAACTATCCTCAAAGTGATACTGCCGGCCGGCCTGAGCGGGATAGTCACAGGAATGCTCCTCGCAGTTGCCCGTATAGCGGGCGAGACGGCGCCGCTTCTCTTCACGGCCTTTGGAAGCCCCTTCATGGCGCTCAGCCTTTTCAAGCCGGTCAGCGCCCTCCCTCTTACCGTCTTCAACTATGCCACCAGTCCATATCCTGAGTGGCATGCCCTTGCGTGGGGCGCTTCCTTCGTGTTGCTCGTTTTTGTCCTTGCGCTTAATCTGCTTGCAAAAGTTGGGATGAGGAAATGGAAGGTCCAGTTCTAA
- the pstC gene encoding phosphate ABC transporter permease subunit PstC has translation MLESTGQMIQPMNRADQETQAQAARLRYRAGLTLSEPAFRKILYLAGVSVLVLLIAIFLSLLFASLPSIKKLGIRFLIGRTWDPVTSQFGALPFLVGTLVTSFLALLISTFFSIPISIFLGYYYREGKASSFVKTVIELLAGVPSVIYGFWGLFFFIPIIRFIEVELGAAPYGVGILASSLILAVMIIPYSASLGREVINLVPTDLKEAALSLGATRFEVVRKVILPYARSGIFAGVLLSLGRALGETMAVTMLIGNSNFLPTSIFSPANTMASVIANEFTEATGAVYLSSLVELALLLFVVTTVINVIGKVVIIKTSVT, from the coding sequence ATGTTAGAATCGACTGGGCAGATGATTCAACCGATGAACCGGGCGGATCAAGAAACGCAGGCGCAAGCAGCGCGCCTGCGCTACAGAGCAGGCCTCACTCTTTCCGAACCTGCATTTCGCAAAATTCTCTATCTTGCGGGTGTAAGCGTCCTGGTACTCCTCATCGCGATCTTCCTCTCGCTGCTTTTCGCCTCGCTGCCGTCAATCAAGAAACTGGGCATCAGGTTTCTCATTGGTCGCACATGGGACCCGGTCACGTCTCAATTCGGCGCACTCCCTTTTCTCGTGGGTACGCTGGTGACGTCATTCCTGGCCCTGCTCATTTCAACCTTCTTTTCTATACCCATCTCCATTTTTCTCGGTTACTATTACCGTGAAGGAAAAGCCTCCTCCTTCGTAAAGACTGTCATCGAACTGCTCGCTGGTGTCCCGTCAGTCATCTATGGTTTCTGGGGCCTTTTCTTTTTCATTCCCATTATCCGCTTCATAGAGGTCGAGCTTGGCGCCGCACCGTACGGGGTCGGTATCCTCGCATCATCTCTTATCCTCGCGGTCATGATCATACCTTATTCAGCCTCGTTGGGCAGGGAAGTGATAAACCTTGTCCCCACTGATCTCAAGGAAGCTGCGCTCTCGCTGGGCGCAACCAGGTTTGAAGTGGTGCGCAAGGTGATTCTCCCCTACGCACGGTCGGGTATATTCGCAGGCGTCCTGCTTTCCCTGGGAAGGGCTCTGGGTGAAACCATGGCTGTCACCATGCTCATAGGCAACTCAAATTTTCTTCCAACGAGCATCTTCAGCCCCGCCAACACCATGGCCAGCGTCATCGCGAACGAGTTCACGGAAGCAACAGGGGCGGTCTATCTTTCCAGCCTTGTCGAGCTTGCGTTGCTGCTCTTCGTGGTCACTACGGTGATCAACGTCATAGGCAAGGTCGTCATTATCAAAACGAGCGTGACATGA